The proteins below are encoded in one region of Caldanaerovirga acetigignens:
- a CDS encoding FliH/SctL family protein, giving the protein MSKVLKGVEVSRETPYKIKDLHFRTLKTENTIKDRVCFSLEAFYKSKASKLIDDAAQKASEIIEKAKEESKAIIKEAMEKQEKIEKEAFEKGYEDGFRKGKEDAERKVRTLFEKYLEQFNGLRENLLNQNKEYLNVMEKECLKLAFYIAEKILMEHAKVDSRYILGIVKSAFEKIGQEKDVLVRISEKDFQRLEGEIKEISQMARQRKVNFVMDPTLSDGECIILGNCFEIDAGLRTQLENLRAELVEMEVLYE; this is encoded by the coding sequence TTGTCTAAAGTTTTGAAAGGTGTCGAGGTTTCAAGGGAAACTCCATATAAAATAAAGGATTTACATTTTCGAACCTTAAAAACCGAGAATACCATAAAGGATAGGGTCTGCTTTTCGCTTGAAGCGTTTTACAAGAGTAAGGCTAGCAAACTTATTGACGATGCTGCTCAGAAAGCATCAGAAATAATCGAAAAAGCAAAGGAAGAAAGTAAAGCAATTATAAAAGAGGCTATGGAAAAACAAGAAAAGATAGAAAAAGAAGCTTTCGAAAAAGGTTATGAAGATGGCTTTAGGAAAGGGAAGGAAGATGCTGAAAGAAAAGTGCGGACCCTCTTTGAAAAATATTTGGAGCAGTTCAATGGATTGAGGGAGAACCTTTTAAATCAAAACAAAGAGTATTTGAATGTTATGGAAAAGGAATGCTTAAAACTAGCCTTTTACATTGCCGAAAAAATATTAATGGAGCATGCCAAGGTAGATAGCAGATATATACTTGGAATAGTTAAGTCTGCCTTTGAGAAAATAGGGCAGGAAAAAGACGTGTTGGTTAGGATAAGCGAAAAGGATTTTCAAAGACTTGAAGGAGAAATAAAAGAAATCAGCCAAATGGCGAGGCAAAGAAAAGTCAATTTTGTTATGGACCCGACGCTTTCTGATGGTGAGTGCATAATACTAGGAAACTGTTTTGAAATAGATGCTGGTTTACGCACCCAGCTTGAAAACCTAAGGGCAGAATTGGTTGAAATGGAAGTTCTATATGAATAA
- the fliI gene encoding flagellar protein export ATPase FliI yields MNKSFFENYKTIIDEADTLKIKGKISKIVGLTIESQGPPAEIGEICKIRLSRRPGKKILAEVVGFHDEKIILMPLGDMDGIAPGEEVEATGKKLMVPVGDELLGRILDGLGNPIDGRGPIKSRDYYPLYNSPPNPVDRAPIDTPLPLGIKAIDALITCGRGQRIGIFAGSGVGKSTLLGMIARNTKADVNVIALVGERGRELNNFIKKDLKEDGLKKSVVVVATSDKPPLVRTKAAFTATAIAEYFRDKGLDVLLMMDSVTRFAMAQREVGLASGEPPVTRGYTPSVFAVLPKLLERAGTSSKGSITGIYTVLVDGDDLNEPISDSVRGILDGHIVLSRALANKNHYPAIDVLSSISRLMNDVISESHKELAAKLKSLLSIYNESEDLINLGAYIKGSNPKIDEALRYIDEIRKFLIQDVDEKVDFEETLRQLKRIFEGE; encoded by the coding sequence ATGAATAAAAGTTTTTTCGAAAACTACAAGACAATTATAGATGAGGCAGATACTTTGAAAATAAAAGGGAAAATATCTAAAATTGTAGGCCTCACAATAGAGTCCCAGGGCCCTCCTGCAGAAATTGGAGAGATTTGCAAGATAAGACTTTCCCGCAGGCCCGGGAAAAAGATTTTAGCTGAAGTGGTAGGTTTTCATGACGAAAAGATAATATTGATGCCACTTGGAGATATGGATGGCATTGCGCCAGGTGAAGAAGTGGAGGCAACAGGTAAAAAATTAATGGTTCCGGTTGGAGACGAGCTGCTGGGCAGAATCTTGGATGGATTGGGCAATCCGATTGACGGAAGAGGGCCTATAAAAAGCCGTGATTATTATCCGCTGTATAACTCTCCTCCAAATCCGGTAGACCGAGCTCCGATAGACACCCCTTTACCGCTGGGGATAAAGGCCATAGACGCTCTAATAACTTGTGGACGGGGCCAAAGGATAGGTATCTTTGCAGGAAGTGGGGTTGGGAAAAGCACCCTATTGGGCATGATTGCAAGAAACACAAAGGCAGATGTAAATGTCATAGCCCTCGTAGGCGAGAGGGGAAGGGAACTAAACAATTTTATAAAAAAGGATTTGAAAGAAGACGGATTGAAAAAGTCCGTTGTGGTCGTTGCCACATCGGATAAACCTCCGCTTGTAAGGACTAAGGCAGCTTTTACGGCTACGGCTATTGCTGAGTATTTTCGGGACAAGGGGCTCGATGTACTTTTGATGATGGATTCTGTTACGAGGTTTGCCATGGCGCAGCGGGAAGTGGGTCTAGCATCAGGTGAACCGCCCGTGACAAGAGGTTATACTCCTTCGGTTTTTGCCGTTTTACCTAAGTTGCTGGAAAGAGCAGGTACATCGAGCAAAGGCTCTATTACGGGAATTTACACGGTCTTGGTAGATGGCGATGACTTAAACGAACCGATATCAGATAGTGTCCGGGGTATTCTAGACGGACATATCGTGCTTTCAAGGGCTCTTGCAAATAAAAACCACTATCCTGCTATTGACGTTTTATCAAGTATAAGCAGGCTTATGAATGACGTTATTTCCGAAAGTCATAAGGAACTTGCTGCTAAACTAAAGAGCCTGCTTTCCATATACAACGAATCAGAAGACCTTATTAACCTTGGTGCTTATATTAAGGGGAGCAATCCTAAAATCGATGAAGCTTTGAGATATATCGATGAAATAAGAAAGTTTCTAATCCAGGATGTGGACGAAAAAGTAGATTTTGAAGAGACTCTGCGGCAATTAAAGAGGATTTTTGAAGGAGAGTAG
- the fliJ gene encoding flagellar export protein FliJ, with protein MKRFKFNLNTALRIKQKIEQIREHQLIEAHKVLEREKQELLALKEKKNDIKQVMEKKLQRSLKASELILYESSINALNERVKNQESKVNAAIMKSKEISRLYLAARRERQVIEKLKEKKYANYLIELNREEQKILDDIASLAYIRRGGEE; from the coding sequence ATGAAGCGTTTTAAATTTAATTTGAATACTGCATTGAGAATAAAGCAAAAAATTGAACAAATTAGGGAGCATCAGCTAATAGAGGCTCACAAGGTTCTTGAAAGAGAAAAGCAGGAGCTTTTAGCTTTAAAAGAGAAAAAGAACGATATAAAGCAGGTGATGGAAAAAAAATTGCAGCGATCGCTGAAAGCATCTGAATTAATACTTTACGAGTCGAGTATTAATGCCTTAAATGAGAGGGTGAAAAATCAAGAATCAAAGGTTAATGCGGCTATTATGAAATCGAAAGAAATATCGAGGTTGTATTTGGCAGCAAGACGAGAAAGACAGGTAATAGAAAAATTAAAAGAGAAAAAGTACGCTAATTATCTTATAGAGCTGAATCGGGAGGAACAAAAAATTTTGGACGATATTGCCTCACTCGCTTACATCAGGCGAGGAGGGGAGGAGTAG
- a CDS encoding MotE family protein, whose product MGVENKSSQFKIAIFGLIVLLILAIIFAGWFLISRSKSLPLSSMMTRIPFVGARLVKSSSNEQSLVEQLEKEKSLLDAEWQKLNRQASEINKKQKELEKKEWELNEREAKLNQEKARVEQTLDDIKNIAQYYELMAPNKAATIMETLEDEVVIRIFKNMKKEAVAEILANMDPKKAAALTKKLSGEQ is encoded by the coding sequence GTGGGTGTTGAAAATAAAAGTTCTCAGTTCAAAATAGCAATATTTGGTTTAATCGTGTTGCTAATTTTGGCGATAATTTTTGCCGGGTGGTTTTTAATATCCAGGTCGAAAAGTCTTCCTTTAAGCAGTATGATGACAAGGATTCCTTTTGTAGGTGCTCGTTTAGTTAAAAGTTCGTCAAACGAACAGAGTCTTGTGGAGCAATTAGAAAAAGAAAAAAGCTTACTCGATGCCGAATGGCAAAAATTAAACAGGCAGGCTAGCGAGATAAATAAAAAGCAAAAGGAGTTGGAAAAAAAGGAATGGGAACTTAATGAAAGAGAGGCAAAGCTAAATCAAGAAAAAGCGAGAGTTGAACAAACGTTGGATGACATTAAAAATATTGCCCAGTACTATGAGTTAATGGCCCCCAATAAGGCTGCAACTATCATGGAAACATTGGAAGATGAAGTGGTGATAAGGATTTTCAAGAATATGAAAAAAGAAGCTGTAGCTGAAATTTTAGCAAATATGGACCCAAAAAAAGCGGCTGCATTGACCAAAAAACTCTCGGGTGAACAGTAA
- a CDS encoding flagellar hook-length control protein FliK, translating to MTGQIVTAISAPVIENKFYTPSQLQKAKIAYMEYYSNFDQLLELLLEEAKNVEGSGKDDESPDNFVLLMQLLNLLPCGEKLNAIKLELGEPDTINNEAAEFKIAEIIGDKAREVNMLLDSEKRSFPSPIEVPKDNTANAYKGKNEVIIVNTKSTLMNNSTSYENTRVSNAMKDRAVKQKEVPKEIKLMNEKKGEILDFEKVVMEKDGQRVSRGVPKVPEINVETFEIILQIPSAEKTNTINVVFEKNEKLIPDNYKEKILFIKDAIFDELVEKVQVAVKEGSMKEIKIKIKPEYLGEMMVRIAQDKGEVKAEFFVKNAIMKELLQSSIQEIKGQMAKQGYELSDIKIYDFPMQFDMRQQGEKYENDRYNNSHYRKVLKTSEGVRGMIEKPIGEVTQDKALYGISDGFSIINYIV from the coding sequence GTGACAGGCCAGATAGTTACTGCTATTAGCGCTCCGGTAATTGAGAATAAATTTTATACTCCTTCACAATTACAGAAAGCAAAAATTGCCTATATGGAATATTATTCAAATTTTGACCAACTGCTTGAACTTCTCCTGGAAGAGGCCAAAAATGTTGAAGGTTCGGGGAAGGATGATGAGTCGCCTGATAATTTTGTCCTACTAATGCAGTTATTAAACTTATTGCCCTGCGGTGAGAAACTAAATGCAATCAAGTTAGAGTTGGGCGAACCGGACACCATTAATAACGAAGCAGCAGAATTTAAAATTGCGGAAATAATCGGCGATAAAGCAAGAGAAGTTAATATGTTGTTAGATTCCGAAAAAAGGTCTTTTCCCTCACCGATAGAAGTTCCAAAAGATAACACAGCGAATGCATATAAAGGAAAAAACGAGGTAATAATTGTAAATACAAAATCTACTTTAATGAATAATTCGACATCTTATGAAAACACAAGGGTATCAAATGCGATGAAAGACAGGGCAGTAAAACAAAAAGAGGTGCCAAAAGAGATCAAACTTATGAATGAAAAAAAAGGGGAAATATTAGATTTTGAGAAAGTAGTAATGGAAAAAGATGGACAAAGAGTATCACGAGGAGTACCAAAAGTGCCTGAGATTAACGTAGAAACTTTTGAAATCATTTTACAAATCCCTTCGGCAGAAAAAACAAATACAATTAATGTCGTTTTCGAAAAAAATGAAAAGTTAATCCCAGATAACTACAAAGAAAAAATCCTGTTTATAAAAGATGCGATATTCGATGAACTAGTTGAGAAAGTTCAAGTCGCCGTGAAAGAGGGATCGATGAAAGAAATAAAAATAAAGATAAAGCCGGAATATCTGGGTGAAATGATGGTGAGAATCGCACAGGATAAGGGTGAAGTAAAGGCAGAATTTTTCGTTAAAAATGCGATAATGAAAGAACTCCTGCAGTCGAGCATTCAAGAAATAAAAGGTCAAATGGCAAAACAGGGTTATGAGTTAAGCGATATAAAAATTTACGATTTTCCTATGCAATTTGATATGCGGCAACAAGGCGAAAAATACGAAAATGATCGGTATAATAACAGCCATTACCGTAAGGTCCTTAAAACTAGTGAAGGAGTAAGAGGGATGATAGAAAAACCCATTGGAGAAGTAACTCAAGATAAAGCTCTTTACGGGATTTCGGATGGTTTTAGTATAATAAATTACATAGTGTGA
- a CDS encoding flagellar hook capping FlgD N-terminal domain-containing protein yields the protein MNIIESGRILGIMGNSGDYTTKKSALSKDDFLKLLITELKFQNPLEPLESKEYIAQLATFSTLEQLQNLNKQISIVSAISLIGKNVKAVDENGFAAGVVKGISFGQAELKLIVGDEERLVSVGDVFEVS from the coding sequence TTGAATATTATTGAAAGCGGCAGGATTTTAGGAATAATGGGAAATAGCGGCGATTACACGACGAAGAAATCAGCCCTTTCTAAGGATGACTTCTTAAAGCTGTTGATAACCGAATTGAAGTTTCAAAATCCCCTTGAACCTCTAGAAAGTAAAGAATATATAGCCCAACTTGCTACTTTTTCGACATTAGAACAGCTTCAGAACCTTAACAAGCAGATTTCCATAGTTTCTGCCATAAGCCTTATTGGGAAAAATGTGAAAGCCGTCGATGAAAATGGCTTTGCGGCTGGAGTAGTAAAAGGAATTTCATTTGGGCAGGCAGAGTTAAAACTTATCGTCGGCGATGAAGAACGACTGGTTTCGGTAGGAGATGTGTTTGAGGTAAGCTAA
- a CDS encoding TIGR02530 family flagellar biosynthesis protein: protein MNEYMKLSLNLPINKIEPAGQGKPRQEVGKTTGDFQKILEEKLGRELKVSKHAMLRMTSRNINLTSEQLEKLNAAVEKAEKKGVRESLILINDIAFVVSIKNRTIITAVDGPNLKENLFTNIDGAVIM from the coding sequence ATGAACGAGTATATGAAATTGTCCTTAAATTTGCCGATAAATAAAATAGAACCGGCAGGGCAAGGAAAGCCCAGGCAGGAAGTAGGGAAAACGACCGGAGATTTTCAAAAAATCCTGGAAGAAAAGCTGGGCAGGGAGCTTAAAGTTTCTAAACACGCCATGCTTAGGATGACGTCCCGGAATATAAATCTGACGTCTGAGCAGTTGGAAAAGCTAAACGCAGCGGTAGAAAAAGCAGAGAAAAAAGGGGTAAGGGAATCGCTAATCCTGATAAACGATATAGCTTTCGTTGTCAGTATCAAAAACAGGACTATCATAACGGCGGTGGATGGACCTAACTTAAAGGAGAATTTATTTACAAATATTGACGGTGCCGTGATAATGTGA